From the genome of Pelosinus fermentans DSM 17108:
TTATTTTATGTGAAAATAAAAAGGATATACTTAAAGCCAAGGTGGATTGATCCTCGGATAAAGAGAAGGTAAACTATCTTAAAAGTTTACCTTCTCCTCTAACAACAAAGAAATTTCTTGCATGATTTTATCACTGAGTTTTTCCATCGTTTCTTTATCAGCTTTTCCCTGATTTACAATAATAGGATTGCCAAATTTAACAATGAAGCGAGGAAATAGCTGCCCTTCTTTCCATACTTGATTTGTACCAATAACCGCAGTGGGTATAATTGGCACACCAGCTTTCAAGGCGATCATTGCAAGACCAGTTTCAGGTTTACCCAATTTACCAGTTAGACTACGCGTTCCTTCTGGGAAAAGACCAAGCAACTCCCCATTTTCTAATAAATTGATAGCATGCCTAATAGCAGTACGATCAGCTGTAGCGCGTCGTACGGGAAAGGCGTTTAAATTCTTTAAAATCCATCTAATAAATGGTACTGCAAATAACTCTTCTTTAGCCATAAAATGAATTGATCTTGTAAAAGCAGTTCCTACAACGGGTGGATCAAAGAGACTCACATGATTAGAGGCTATAATAGCCCCTCCTGCCACTGGAATATTATTAGCTCCGATGATTCTGCAGCGAAAAAAGATTTTAAAGAAATAATGCAAAAAAACTCTAATCACACTATACAAGACTTTTTCTCTCCTCACAAAGTTTTGTGATTGCCTCCACTGCTTCTTGTATGGAAAGAGTGGTAGTATCAATTAACACAGCATCTGACGCTTGTATTAAGGGAGCGAATTCACGTTCAGAATCATTTTTATCGCGAGCCATAATTTCTTGTTCAAGTTCTTCTAGATTTACCTTAAAGCCCTTTTCCGTTAACTCTCGCCAACGACGCTCTGCCCGCTCTTTAATCGATGCCGTTAGAAATATCTTTACATCTGCATTAGGTAATACATGAGTGCCAATATCACGACCATCCATAACAACTCCCCCACAGCCTGCCATCTTACGTTGTAATTTGAGCATAGCATCGCGCACGGATTTAATTTGAGCAATTTCTGATACGATACGAGAAACTTCAGGTGTACGAATTTCAGCAGTGACATCACGACCGTCAACAAATACTGTGGTTTTACCATCACCATAATGTAATCCAATATTAATATCCTGAGCGATGTTTCCAATGGCTACTTCATCATTTAAAACATCACTTTTTATTGTTTTCCAGGCAATTCCACGATACATAGCTCCAGTATCAATATAATTATAATGAAGACGGTGAGCTAGAATTTGGGCTACAGTACTCTTTCCTGCTCCAGCAGGACCATCTATAGCAATAATTAACTTTTTCATAACTGCCCCCATATACAAAATCCAAATATTATTTTCTAATATTTTCTAAAGTTGCAAAAAAATTAGGATAAGAAATATTAGCACAAGTATGCTTATGAATGTTTACTCCCAAAGAAGCAGCACCTGCGATAGCGAGTGCCATTGCTATTCGGTGATCATGATAAGATTCACAATTAGCAAATTGCATCTTCTGAGGGCCATCAATAATTAAACCATCATCTGTTTCCGTCATAATGGCCCCCATTTTTCCTAATTCGCTGGCGACTGCCTTTAGTCGATCTGTTTCTTTTACTCTTAATTCTTCTGCACCACGAATAATCGTTCTTCCATCTGCAAATAATGCTGCAACAGACAAGATTGGTATTTCATCAATCAATCTTGGAATAATCGCGCCATCAATTGTGGTACCTTTTAGTTTGGCAGATTTTACAACAAGATCAGCTACAAGTTCTGCACCACTAAAGCGTTGATTTTCAATTGAAATATTTGCGCCCATTTCTTTAAGAACATCCAGGATTCCTGTACGTGTCGGGTTTATGCCGACATTTATAAGAGTTAAATGACTATCAGGAATGATGGTTGCCCCTACTAACCAAAAGGCTGCTGAACTTATATCTCCAGGTACATTTATTTCACCTGGCGCATGTAACTGAGATGCAGGGTTAATGTTAACACTCGTGCCCTGTCTTGCTACTTTTACACCAAAAGTCTCCAACATCAACTCAGTATGATCACGAGATACATAGGGTTCGGTAATGGTGCTAGGGCTGCTTGCAAATAAGGTTGCCAGCAAGATCGCCGATTTTACCTGTGCACTAGCCATTGGCATAGTATATTCTATACCAATAATTTTCTCTTTTTTACTTTTAATAATTGAAATGGGTACGTATCTTGTATCTTGGCGTCCGGTGATTTCGCCACCCATCATTCTCAAAGGAGTTACAACCCTAGCCATAGGTCTGCTGCGTAAAGAGGCGTCACCAGTCAACACGCTAAAGAAAGGCTGTCCAATTAAAATACCTGATAATAAGCGTAATGTGGTTCCAGAATTTCCAGCATCAAGAATATCTTCGGGCTCTTTCAGACCGTATAGTCCTTGACCCAATACGTGCAAATTATTCTCTTCGTCTTTTTCGATTTTAGCACCTAATTTTTGCATACAACTAACTGTTGATAAACAATCTTCTGCATATAAAAAGTTTTTTATAACTACAGGTGTAGACGCAAGTGCTGCAAACATAACACTTCGATGAGAAATGGATTTATCTCCTGGAATATTTATACTACCAGATAAACCGCCTTTGGGACTTATCGTTATATTTTCTAACATATAAATTCTCCTCCATATTTTAGGTAACAAAATAATAAAATAGAGTTTCGATTAGTTAAGAAAAACATATTTATTTATAATTCACCGAAAAAAGCCATTATCCTTTTTACTATTCATTCTTAAATTTTATTTTGCCAATAGTCAAAATGCCCTTACTTCCTTCCACTATTAAACCATCTACGGGAGAAAGTAAATCTTTTTCCGGAATTTTAATAATAAATTGGACTGGTTGTTCTAATTCAGTAGTATCAATCTCAAGATAATCCCCATCATATACGGTAACTTTACTATTTCCTTTAATAAAATCACTAGTCCTTTTTCCATTTACAACCACATAAACCTTTGCATTTTCAGATGGTTTTACCATATGGAGAAGAATAACCTTACTTTTTCGTAACATACTTTGATAATTTTTTATGGCGGTAGCTTCTTCTTTAATTTGCAAGGGGGTATCTGCGTATAAAGGCATAGCAGTATTAAGTTGTTCACCTTCCATTTTGTCAACTTTTGATAAGTAAGATCGTGTTTCTTCTTTAAATAACAAGAGTTGGGATACAACTAATATCATCATACAAATAACTATGATGCGTAATAAAATGGCTTCGCTACGTATCATCCAGCTGTCTTTTGATTTATTCACGAAAGATGCCACCTGCTTTTTGTCATTTAGCCTATATTATGCGCTATTTTATATCGTACATACCTTGCCCAACTCATATTTCAGAATATAATTATCTCAGGCTTCCCCACTTATGTAATCATATTTGGCTGCATTGTAACCTGCTACATAGCCAGTAGAAAAAGCAGCTTGTAAATTAAAACCACCAGTATAGCCATCAATATCAATTACTTCACCAGCAAAAAATAATCCTTTTACAATTTTTGATTCCATTGTTTTAGGATTTATCTCCTTTACATAGACTCCGCCTGCTGTAACAATTGCCTCACTAACTGGTCGTGTCGCTGTTATCGTAAAAGTTAATTTAGTAATCTGTTCCTGCAAACGTACACGCTCACTTTTAGTAATTTGATGTACAAATTTATCAGGATCAAGATGAGCCAAATCGATGACAACATTAATTAATTTGGCCGGCAATAACTCACTAAGAGAATTTTTTAATTGCTTACGAGTAAATTTTTCAAAATCTCGTTGGATGCGCTTGTCAAGTATTTCTGCTGATAAAGCTGGCTTTAAGTTAATTTCCATCAGTATTTCTTCATTAGGATGATGATTCAATAGTTCAGCTACTTTTTTGCTTAATGACAAAATAATAGGACCGGATAAACCATAATGAGTAAATAACATCTCACCAAAATCATCTGCTACTTTTTTCCCTGCAAAGATGACACTAGCTGAGACATTTTTTAAGGAAAGCCCTTGTAATTCACGAATCCAATCTTCACCTACTTCTAGTGGCACTAATGATGGTTTTAATGGAATAATCGTATGCCCAACGGCTTCACTCATACGATACCCATCACCAGAAGAACCGGTTCCCGGATAAGAAGAACCACCTGTGGTCATGATTACGGCTTCAGCATCATACTTTACATTATTGTTAGCAAGCACTCCTGTTACCTTACCATTATGTGTAAGGATTCTTTTTACCTGCTGCCCCGTTACTACTTCAATATTTAGATCTTTAAAGGCCTTTAAAAAGGCACTAACGACATCCTTGGCCTGATCACTAACCGGGAAAACCCGCCCACCTCTTTCGATTTTAGTCATAACACCATAATGATGTAAAAAGTCTATAATATCCTGGTTACCAAACTTATGTAAAGAACTATAAATAAATGCTCCATTTCCTGGAATGTTTTTAATAATGATCTCTTTTTCAGCAATGTTAGTAATATTACATCTACCTTTACCGGTAATCGATAATTTTCTTCCTAAAGAAGCCATTTTTTCCAAAACAATGACTTTACCACCATTTTGACTAGCACTAACTGCAGCCATCATACCGGCAGCACCACCGCCAACTACAATAATGTTCCTCATCTTATCACCTTTTTCATTTTTTAGTAAAACAAAAAACCCTTATTATATTACACAATAAGGGCTCGCACACTCATTTATTAATGTTCTGTAATGCTTCCACTTCTTGAGGCAATAAATGCCTATACCCTCCTCGGCGTAACCCTTCCAGTGTTAAAAAAGCAAATTTAACCCGCTTGAGTTGTTTTACATCAGAACCAATAGCTTCAAACATACGGCGAATTTGACGATTCTTTCCCTCATGAATGGTAATTCTAAAACTGGTTAGATTTCTCTCACGCTCAAATTCCATTTCATCAATTATTGCAGGAGCTGTCACACCATCTTCTAATCGAATACCAATTCGCAGTAAATCGATTTTTTCTTGAGAAGGTCTACCAGCAACTTTAGCAATATATGTTTTATCAATTTTTTTGCTGGGATGAATTAGAGCATTGGTAAGTGCACCATCATTAGTTAGTAGCAGTAAACCTTCCGTGTTATAATCAAGTCTACCTACAGGGTAAATACGCTGTGGGATATCAGTGACCAATGATGCCACTGTTTTACGATCTTGAGGATCTTTTAATGTGGTTAAGATTCCCTTTGGTTTATATAGTAAAATATATACCAGTTTTTCTCCTGAAATAAGTTTACCATCCACGGCAACCCGATCTTTACCGGGAATGACTTTAGTACCTAACTCGGTAACTACTTTACCATTTACGGATACCCGACCTTGCTGTATAATTTTCTCCGATTCCCTTCTGGAAGCAATTCCAGCTTGACTGATAATTTTCTGCAAACGTTCTAACATCATAAACTCCTTTTAATAATTAATCCTCAATAAATTTAGAAAAATCAATTTGTTGCTTACACAGTCTAATTTCTGTATTGCCCTGCACCTTTTTGATGCAGCTACCACAAATACCTTCGCCACAGCACATAGTCGCATTATTGGTAGCCACCATAGGTATATTAACACCTGCCGCTTGCATGGTTCTAATAATTGCGTAATGCTGATTATCAGGGCCAGCACTTACGACTAAATCAGGTTTTTGATATAACCCCTCTTTCAACATAGAGATGCCATTTTTACGTAAGGAAGGCACGATATGTACTGTCACACCTAATTCAGTTAGTTGTTCTTTTATAAAAATCTTTCCTACTTTTCCAGGAGCCAAAACCGCTGTAATTTGATTATTATTTTTTTTCAAATTAACTGCGAGGGGCAGCGCAGGAGCTTGCCCAATACCACCAGCTACTAATATTATCTTACCATAAGTAAGATTGTCAATCCAGGGTTGACCTAAAACTCCATTCCAATAAGGTCCACGCACCACTAGTTTATCATTATTTTCTGCTATGATTCTAATTGACTTCGGTCCAATCGATTCAATGACTACATCTAATTTGTTTCCTTGTACACTCATAATATTAACAGGAAAGTAAAAAAAGGCGGGATCATTAGGTCTTTTTAAAAATACAAAAGAACCAATTTTCATTAAAGGTTCTGCAAATGTATTACTCACTTGCATTTCCAGTCTATATGTATTATCGCTAATCTGTTCTTTTACGGTAAAGGAAACCTCTTCCTCCATCCTTGTTGCAATACTTTCATCACATTGCTGTATTTTTTTATACTGCCAATGTTTTTCATATAATATACATACACCCGCCCAATTACAATTACAAGTTCCCTCTCCTTTTAAATGACTGCAAAAAGTACATTGATTTGTTTCCGCTAACAAACAAGGGCAATATTTTGAATTAATATCAATACATTGGGAGATATTTCTATCCATATTTATACCTCCTTATACTAGGCAAGCGCTATAAATGTCTTTAAATCCAGCTTGAGCTACTCTATCGTGTATTTCAGTTCGATTAATGGAATATAAAGATAACGCCTTCATTCTCTCAAAATACACAGAGCCAGAGAAGGTATACC
Proteins encoded in this window:
- a CDS encoding NAD(P)/FAD-dependent oxidoreductase — protein: MRNIIVVGGGAAGMMAAVSASQNGGKVIVLEKMASLGRKLSITGKGRCNITNIAEKEIIIKNIPGNGAFIYSSLHKFGNQDIIDFLHHYGVMTKIERGGRVFPVSDQAKDVVSAFLKAFKDLNIEVVTGQQVKRILTHNGKVTGVLANNNVKYDAEAVIMTTGGSSYPGTGSSGDGYRMSEAVGHTIIPLKPSLVPLEVGEDWIRELQGLSLKNVSASVIFAGKKVADDFGEMLFTHYGLSGPIILSLSKKVAELLNHHPNEEILMEINLKPALSAEILDKRIQRDFEKFTRKQLKNSLSELLPAKLINVVIDLAHLDPDKFVHQITKSERVRLQEQITKLTFTITATRPVSEAIVTAGGVYVKEINPKTMESKIVKGLFFAGEVIDIDGYTGGFNLQAAFSTGYVAGYNAAKYDYISGEA
- a CDS encoding DUF5359 family protein, translating into MNKSKDSWMIRSEAILLRIIVICMMILVVSQLLLFKEETRSYLSKVDKMEGEQLNTAMPLYADTPLQIKEEATAIKNYQSMLRKSKVILLHMVKPSENAKVYVVVNGKRTSDFIKGNSKVTVYDGDYLEIDTTELEQPVQFIIKIPEKDLLSPVDGLIVEGSKGILTIGKIKFKNE
- a CDS encoding lysophospholipid acyltransferase family protein — protein: MIRVFLHYFFKIFFRCRIIGANNIPVAGGAIIASNHVSLFDPPVVGTAFTRSIHFMAKEELFAVPFIRWILKNLNAFPVRRATADRTAIRHAINLLENGELLGLFPEGTRSLTGKLGKPETGLAMIALKAGVPIIPTAVIGTNQVWKEGQLFPRFIVKFGNPIIVNQGKADKETMEKLSDKIMQEISLLLEEKVNF
- the aroA gene encoding 3-phosphoshikimate 1-carboxyvinyltransferase, yielding MLENITISPKGGLSGSINIPGDKSISHRSVMFAALASTPVVIKNFLYAEDCLSTVSCMQKLGAKIEKDEENNLHVLGQGLYGLKEPEDILDAGNSGTTLRLLSGILIGQPFFSVLTGDASLRSRPMARVVTPLRMMGGEITGRQDTRYVPISIIKSKKEKIIGIEYTMPMASAQVKSAILLATLFASSPSTITEPYVSRDHTELMLETFGVKVARQGTSVNINPASQLHAPGEINVPGDISSAAFWLVGATIIPDSHLTLINVGINPTRTGILDVLKEMGANISIENQRFSGAELVADLVVKSAKLKGTTIDGAIIPRLIDEIPILSVAALFADGRTIIRGAEELRVKETDRLKAVASELGKMGAIMTETDDGLIIDGPQKMQFANCESYHDHRIAMALAIAGAASLGVNIHKHTCANISYPNFFATLENIRK
- the cmk gene encoding (d)CMP kinase; this encodes MKKLIIAIDGPAGAGKSTVAQILAHRLHYNYIDTGAMYRGIAWKTIKSDVLNDEVAIGNIAQDINIGLHYGDGKTTVFVDGRDVTAEIRTPEVSRIVSEIAQIKSVRDAMLKLQRKMAGCGGVVMDGRDIGTHVLPNADVKIFLTASIKERAERRWRELTEKGFKVNLEELEQEIMARDKNDSEREFAPLIQASDAVLIDTTTLSIQEAVEAITKLCEERKSLV
- a CDS encoding pseudouridine synthase, which codes for MLERLQKIISQAGIASRRESEKIIQQGRVSVNGKVVTELGTKVIPGKDRVAVDGKLISGEKLVYILLYKPKGILTTLKDPQDRKTVASLVTDIPQRIYPVGRLDYNTEGLLLLTNDGALTNALIHPSKKIDKTYIAKVAGRPSQEKIDLLRIGIRLEDGVTAPAIIDEMEFERERNLTSFRITIHEGKNRQIRRMFEAIGSDVKQLKRVKFAFLTLEGLRRGGYRHLLPQEVEALQNINK